Within the Photobacterium swingsii genome, the region GTCTTCCACTGCTTCACATAAGGCAATCGGCACCGTTGCTGCTGAGGTGTTGCCGTATTTATGGATGTTGATGAAGGCTTTATCTAATGGGATTTTTGCGTGCTCACATAAGGCTTCGATGATGCGTTTATTGGCTTGGTGGGGGATAACGACATCTATTTCTTCGCTGCTTAGTTCTGCGCGTTCTAATACCATATTGGCAGCTGCACCCATGCCGCGTACTGCGCGGCGGAATATGTCTCGGCCAATGAAATCAAACGTAAAGTGACCAGCATCAGGATTAAAGCGATCCATCGATGTGCCAAAATTAGGTATAGCCAGCACATCACGCCCTTCAGCGTCGCAACCAAGTTGTGCTTGTAATAAACCCGTTGGCTTATCCGTTTTACTCAGTACGACAGCGCCAGCACCATCACCAAATAAAACAGCAGTATCACGCTGGCTCCAATCGAGGTACCAACTTAATCGTTCTGCACCGATCACTAGCACATGTTGGTAGTTACCAGCTTGAATCATTCGTGTGGCAGTTTCTAAACCGTAAAGAAAGCCAGTACAGGCTGCATTCATATCAAAAGCAGCAGCTTTAGTTGCACCTAAATCTAGTTGTACCTTAGAAGCTATATTAGGAATAAGAGTGTCTGGTGAACATGTTGCCACAATGATTAAATCAAGATCCGTCGCATCAAGGCCGGCTGTTTGTAATGCGCGCGCCCCTGCAATTTCAGCAAGTTTAGACGTATCTACATGGCTGATTCGGCGAGATTGAATACCTGTGCGTGTTTGAATCCATTCGTCACTGGTATCAACAAATGTGCTTAAGAGTTCGTTATTCAGTTCGGCGGGTGGTAAGCATTTACCCCAGCCAGTAATTTCTGCGTAATACATCTAGCGTGGTACCTGTCATTATTGTTATCTATGCCTTCATAGTACCCCTAGCGGGCAGATGTGCAATGTCAAAGCCACTAAATGCTAACAATGGCACACTTCCATGAAAGGCGATGCTGATAGCGTTTAAAACATTCCCACTAATGCTGGTTTTTGTCTGCGGATAAATTATAAGGGTATAATGACTATTGAAGATGTTTTCAGTATGATGCCCCATATAATATTGAACTATTTGTTGATAGCAAACTCCAACAGGATTGCATGAGTTCATTCATATTGCGTTGAAATATGGTCTCGATATTTTATTTGCGATGGGCTGAATCAAGGTTTTCGTGGTTGGTACAAAAGGAAGTAGGACGTAATGATTAAATTTGCAGTTGTTGGTACCAATTGGATTACCGATGCTTTCATTGAAGGTGCTATTGCTAGTGGAAAAATGCAACTTACCGCCGTGTATTCGCGCACAATGGAAAAAGCCGAAGAATTTGCTAGCAAGTACCAAGACGTTACCTGCTTTGATGATATTAAGGTGTTAGCAAGCAGCGATTGTATTGATGCCGTATATATTGCGAGCCCGAATTCATTGCATGCAGAGCAGGCCGCTTTGTTTATTAAGGAAGGTAAGCATGTTATTGGCGAAAAGCCGCTAGCATCGAATATTACACAAGTTGAACACTTGGTTGAGTTAGCAAAACAGCATCAAGTAGTGCTGTTTGAAGCAATGAAAGCACCGTATACACCAA harbors:
- a CDS encoding ketoacyl-ACP synthase III; its protein translation is MYYAEITGWGKCLPPAELNNELLSTFVDTSDEWIQTRTGIQSRRISHVDTSKLAEIAGARALQTAGLDATDLDLIIVATCSPDTLIPNIASKVQLDLGATKAAAFDMNAACTGFLYGLETATRMIQAGNYQHVLVIGAERLSWYLDWSQRDTAVLFGDGAGAVVLSKTDKPTGLLQAQLGCDAEGRDVLAIPNFGTSMDRFNPDAGHFTFDFIGRDIFRRAVRGMGAAANMVLERAELSSEEIDVVIPHQANKRIIEALCEHAKIPLDKAFINIHKYGNTSAATVPIALCEAVEDGRITPNSKILSAAFGAGLTWGASVIQWGQRVTPINAPTAELPPCNQSAKELLEKSIKHCTQK